The Apium graveolens cultivar Ventura chromosome 3, ASM990537v1, whole genome shotgun sequence sequence tttgggGGTGGCTGAGCTTAtatgtggactccttaagaaagaatagggtttgttattctctatcaagtgtcgactcctgtcccatacaagtgcctacgtaccctatttatagggatcaagccttacgtagttcttggggaacaagtcacgtaggctagggttaggactcttcagcccgtgcagcccaagcccacgataaagtcaggccttcagccaattagtcacgtaaatctcgatcggctccacacgcttcctacaatctcgcggcatctccgcaatccttcccgtgatcgtaggaacaacccgtgtcgaccccgaaatctacgagcaactcagtcatctatgagtcactttccatgttgcatACAAAGTCTTTCGATGCGACCCGACttggtcacctcggcccgcaccgccttcaaataataaatataatgttacctctgtttctataagatgtgggctcatgagctcagcccgcgtatgggcagctaagcccacctcgcatgaaggcacctgagcccacctcgcgtgggcacaaccgagctcggctcgcatatgagagccccaaatgacaaatatgagctcaccttacatgtgtgagcccagctcgcatgtcctcacttgagcccagctacgcatgtttgagcccagctctcatgtcatagctcagctctcatgtcatgagcccagctcgcatgtaaactcagctcgcatgttacgagcccagcccgcatgtgacccagctcgcatgttgcgagcccagcccgcatgtgctggcccaagtcatataaatccatggttctagcccacacacaAGAGTCCAGCTATTTAATGCACCCACAGGGGACCTGTTTTAGGGTccatggccgaaagcgggcataacatcTTGTGATGAACAAAGTTAGAGAGAAGTATGTATTGATCACCAGTTGTTTGTTGTAACACTCCAATGAAGATCACTTAAACAAATAATTACTCAAAAAGCCTGGGCCTAATTTGACTTACTTATGTTTCTTGATAAATTACATGTAACTTGATAGGAAATTACTTCCTATAATGAAGCATAATGTTATGACTATATCACGCATACATGAACTAATTTATATTAGAAACTTGAAGATAATAAAGTCTAAGCATGTTATGTAAATTTTACATACGTTTGACCAAACACTACTTTAGATTCTAAAACAAAGGCTTCTGATAAACTACCACAAGAGGTGTATTCACCACATGATCTCCATCTCTCCATGTCAGTTTCCCTTCTTCGGACAACATACTTCCCGCCGACACTCCCATCTTCTTACCTGAAATTCGAACTATATAACTTTGTTTCTCACCTTTCTTCGTAAATTTCATCCTTGGTGGATCAACAGTAACATTTACATGTTTTGGATTAATAACTTCTGCTATGTACGTAGAGGCATTCTCACTAACATGTGTTACTGTTCTTCTCACAACAACTTCAAATGTCGACGTTTCAGATTCTTCGAAGGCAACAACAATTGCCGGGTAATTCAAATCCCAAGGCTTCTGTTTCGTGCCTTTGCACCCTAATGATCGTCGAGCAATTAATCGTATTTCTTGGCGACTATAATTAGAGGAACATAAGAAATTCAAATAGTCAGTACTTGTTAAATCATAAACTAATCCCGGATCAATGGCTTTGTCAGGGTCCACATGTCCAGCACCCATGTCCCATACTTTCGATTCATTGTACGCCTTCTCATCCTCTATAGGCTTTCCGTCGGAGTCCATCGTGTATGCCGTTGTCATGAAGGCTGATTTGACCATTGCTGGTGACCAATCAGGATGGGCTCCTTTGAGTAATGCAACAAGACCTGACACATGTGGGCATGACATTGATGTCCCGGACAATATGTTAAAATCAGTGCGACGTGTGTCCATGGCTAATTCCGTGGGTGGCGTGTTGTCAGGCCATGCAGCAAGGATGTTGACGCCTGGAGCGATTATATCTGGTTTCAAAACATAAATTGATTCAGCATTGGGTCCCCTAGCTGAAAATGATGCCACAACAGGTGCTGGTTTCACTCCTACTTGAGTCCCATGGAAAACTATACTAGCTCTTGGGTTTTGATTCAATTTTACATATGATCGGAGCTTATCACCAACTGATGCGGTAACTGATAAACCTGGAATTATATGAGCATCGGCAACCAATCCTTCTCCGGTTGCTGCCAAGTTGGCAACTATAACTCCTACTCCACCGGCACTTTTCACTGTTTCACCTTTCATGGCACGTGATGTTCCACCTCGATTGCAAATCACAATTTTGCCCCTAACCAAATTACTATCCAAAGACTTTGGCATACAAGCTCCTCCAGAAAAATTACTGAACCCTTTTTGACGAATAAAAGCATGTCCTGCGTAAATAATTGGTGTATATGGCAGATCCTTACCTGTATAAATTGTGGCGCCAGTGAAATTTTCGCCATTCTCCAACTTCAAATCGGCTGGAAATTTCCTATCAATTGTGCTAGCACCAATAGTAATGATCCATGGAGCAACGTTTGCAACCGATTGTGAAGCAGGTCCTTCATTACCAGCAGAAGCAGATACAATTATTCCTCTCTCCATCGCTGCGTACGATCCAATCGCAATCGGGTCAAGATGGTATGGAAGTGTTCCGCCACCAATTGACAATGAAATTATATCGACACCGTCTTCAACAGCTGCATCGAACGCTGCGAGAATATCTGCGTCTGAACAACCTTTCTTCCAACATATTTTATATGCTGCTACTCTGGCTTTCGGAGCAACACCAATGGCGACACCGGCTGCAAGAGTGAGGAGAGAGGCGTTACTAACTTCCCGTCCGGCAGCGATGGAGGCCGTATGAGTACCATGTCCTTGTGTGTCTCTAGGCGATTTAAGTTCGGAACTGATGTTCACTTCTTTCATTCTCATACTGGCTTCATAAGCTGCTCGAAAATATCTTGCTCCGATTAATTTTTTGTTGCAGTGATTTTTCCCGAAATTTTCACCTTCAACACACTCGCCCTTCCAACGTGCGGGAATAGGAGGAAGGCCTTTGTCATGGAAACTAAGACGTTCTGGCCAGATACCAGTATCGAATATTCCGATGATGACATCTGAACCGGAGTCAGATTCTGTGATTAAACCTGAGGGATTTTTTCCTTCGAGCCCGAGGAATATGGGAGAACGAGTGGTATGGATCTGGCGGAGTTGGTCAGGTATGACAGCAAGAATTCCAGGCTGGGTTTTAAGCTGCTGGGCTTGTTGGGTGGTAAGGGTAGAAAAGCCATGGAAAACACTTTTATATATATGGAGAATATCTTGATTATTGGAAAACTCTTCAGAGTCCTTCATTAGTTGAGAGGAATCTAGTGTTTGAAGAGTGGATTTATACCAATTTTCAACGTTAGAAAAAGCAGAGGGCTTCAAGTCATTTTGGACTCTAATTATGTAAGTTTGAGATTGAGCTAATATGGATGGGATTTGGAGGAGAAGTGAGAGAAGAACCCAAAAGAAAGAACCCATAGTATGTGTCTCTGATGGTGTTTAGAACAGAGAAGGCTAGAAGATTTATAATGGATTGTGTGGTGAATTTTAGGAAAAAACGACgaaacagaaaaacaattaggaTGCAAAGAGTGCAGAACTATTCTAGAAGGGCAAAAGTAAAGAGGCTAAATAGGTGCATGACATAAGAGTAAAAATTGGAGGCTATTGTATATTATGCATTAATGTTATTTATCTATTACAGATCATAAGATTTGGTCTTTAATAGGCGGGGTTATGAGCAGAGATCAGATATTATCTTAGATATGTAGAATTTTTAATATGTATAAGAACAGGCTGTACAATAAAAGACTGGTTTTAGCGAGTTCATTTTACATCGTTAATTTGTAAAACTGGATATGATTATTGATTTTGTTTATAGGCTACATCGAAAGGCAAGCTATCCTACACATGATAAATTCTTCCTCAGCTCATTTTTTGGTAGAAGATAAGTTGTTTTCGGTAGATTAGCTTACAGAATGGTTCTAACCTTGATTGTTAATACAACAACAATTAACTATGTTAACACGAGTAGGCTGAAATCAGAGTCTGATTCAACTACGGTTGTGTATACATCACATGATctaaataatataattattttccttGTGTCTTTCAATGTGTAGTGTTGATTTAAGTTGATGATTTCACCATGGTTGCCGTTTTGCTCGGAATCCATGGGGCGGCCATAGGAGGCTAAACATAGTAAAGCAATAGGTAATAACACAACCTGTGATATGTGTGACCTTAAAACTGGGGTATTGGAGTTATTTTGCAAAGAGAAGACAAAAGTGTGTATGTAGTAGTAGTTGTGTACAGTCCTAATTGAGTTGTCTTCTTGGAGGATCAAGGCATGCATCCTATTTTTAGATCATCTCTGCTGTTTAATTCTTGGATTTTTTCTGCAGTTTTGTCAATAGTATCTGTTGCTGCATTCAATGCTATACGTTAGCTTAGACTTTTGATCACTAGTGGAAGCTTTGTCTTCAATTATTTCAAACCAATATATTCTTTTTAATTGTCGCCTAACTTTTCTGCATTCTAACATGGTATATTCAATTCAAATTATAGAGGATTTATAACAATTCATTAATTTGAATAATTGTTGTTGATTTTGGCTGATTTTAATTATACACGGATTTTAGTGGAGTTAAATAAATCTCGTATAGTCTTGCTGATTTGAGACAAATCCATCGAAATTTCCTGAATTTTGCTAAGATTTCTGAAAACATAAAATACACTAGTAAATTCATCAAAatctacaattttataaaatacaaaaaaatccATGAAATTTGAATATCACcagattttaatgatttttttaaaatctaaattgaattcTCCTGTATTTTTAAAAGACTTTTTTCAAACCCTATTGAATAACATCAtatttcaaatgattttttagaGTCCGAATTGAATAGCCTAggattttcaaaatccaaaaaaatcatttaaaatccCAATTGAATATACATCTCTAAGTGTTTTAACAgcatagttaaaataataattttttaaattttttttacagAAAAGTCAAGTAATAGTTAAAATGAAACATGTGgaattgttatggataaaaaacgtAAGGTGTATTAACTGTTGTAtttactaaggttcgggagctcaaggcctttaatggctgctctcatATTTCGTAgattaactctgcctttacgagatgcctacttATCTCTGTGAATttgagaatcaagccaaaaaatgtagttctgatggATGGGGTGAGTctctttatatagatgttgagagtccttaaattggactagggttaggagacttgttgAACAAGTGCTCAGACTTTGGATGGACAtgaagtcctagaatagaggaATCAGATTCCTAGTTGGCGTAGGTGTCCTTGAggctatcttttatagaattatatcatCGTTAAGAATCATTTAATGAGCTTGTAATCCCTcatatttattaattacaaaattaataaataatcagggctttgggcctcattaattgggcttcgttattggaccgaATCAGGTCTAATCAATTTAACATTAATTATtttctaggctaattttagggccatatcatttg is a genomic window containing:
- the LOC141712254 gene encoding subtilisin-like protease SBT1.5; this translates as MGSFFWVLLSLLLQIPSILAQSQTYIIRVQNDLKPSAFSNVENWYKSTLQTLDSSQLMKDSEEFSNNQDILHIYKSVFHGFSTLTTQQAQQLKTQPGILAVIPDQLRQIHTTRSPIFLGLEGKNPSGLITESDSGSDVIIGIFDTGIWPERLSFHDKGLPPIPARWKGECVEGENFGKNHCNKKLIGARYFRAAYEASMRMKEVNISSELKSPRDTQGHGTHTASIAAGREVSNASLLTLAAGVAIGVAPKARVAAYKICWKKGCSDADILAAFDAAVEDGVDIISLSIGGGTLPYHLDPIAIGSYAAMERGIIVSASAGNEGPASQSVANVAPWIITIGASTIDRKFPADLKLENGENFTGATIYTGKDLPYTPIIYAGHAFIRQKGFSNFSGGACMPKSLDSNLVRGKIVICNRGGTSRAMKGETVKSAGGVGVIVANLAATGEGLVADAHIIPGLSVTASVGDKLRSYVKLNQNPRASIVFHGTQVGVKPAPVVASFSARGPNAESIYVLKPDIIAPGVNILAAWPDNTPPTELAMDTRRTDFNILSGTSMSCPHVSGLVALLKGAHPDWSPAMVKSAFMTTAYTMDSDGKPIEDEKAYNESKVWDMGAGHVDPDKAIDPGLVYDLTSTDYLNFLCSSNYSRQEIRLIARRSLGCKGTKQKPWDLNYPAIVVAFEESETSTFEVVVRRTVTHVSENASTYIAEVINPKHVNVTVDPPRMKFTKKGEKQSYIVRISGKKMGVSAGSMLSEEGKLTWRDGDHVVNTPLVVVYQKPLF